One window from the genome of Isachenkonia alkalipeptolytica encodes:
- a CDS encoding MMPL family transporter has translation MNKRQKRNIRLIVPAVLWVFVMVSLWSIAPDLDILVREHGQHDIPEGYSTQIAQDILEEHEGTSGEEVLVLYEMEEELEAYEDKILTMKDDLIEDPGELEIAEVVTPFDGSQEENLLVGEDGELLLVIIELDMTVSEISFVREEIQDKTEIEGMESYTTGAAIIEDDVLTTTEERLGMIEYLTVALVYIVLLVVFKSPIAPLVPLITLGASYFTSIAIVSLLIEHVGFPVSNFSQVFVLTVTFAIGTDYVILLMKRYQEELTEDEKNGRNHNSEDNHQRVQRTFRFTRGAVLSSAITGFVGFVTIGLADFNLYRSGVGVAVAVVVLILAIWTWVPLFIGVIGQKLFWPSHKSTKKENNRVWGFIGRYSTGYPAWSLLFLIILMIPLLLLFRNEPSFHSLDELEGDQESVVAFEKIEEHFGEGEFFYGNLIVEAEDPNWDDAQRISYGEMVTNDLLKIEDVEEVRTITRPEGSPIDAITVPYQAGLITDEVGEALEGVQEIQQGLEEMEEELRSTKDQLAGQEDEVQELVDGTAESRSASGQLQSGANEVNHGVRNMRQGLRSTQDSLEEYYNCLDMIDSLFEKLIGLFSDEEISVLSPVLEPLQEGIEEVRRLQQGLGEASAGLDEISRGAGQLQRGLREIEEGQKALMDSFTDLQEGLEEFHQGVVDLMHGVDELEEGMISLQEAFEEVADQEENVLAGIFIPEDLYEEEFGDAWEAYGTPNRNVVIFQTLLGVNPYGDRAMDVIEDMEDVARFSLQKSDYEDSKVAIEGLPARNRDLRALSRQAFFQTATYMLIGIFVVLTILYKSLIMPIYAMFSLVITYIASQTIVELIFINGLGYPGVMWSVPFFTFVMLMSMGVDYSIFLLTRFNEEMDKKKRRTTGDVKKAMHTAMKKVGGAVFSAAVILGASFAAITLSGIQSLVQIGLWIIIGLGFYVLVLLPIFIPAVASLFGGNNWWPFHLISGKKGAGNPSNLTLNSTAAELKRTGKAREENAKNKRGSRAYLKSKRRKGINPSRRRDKRSLRRLRKSK, from the coding sequence TTGAATAAAAGACAAAAAAGAAATATACGACTGATTGTACCGGCCGTTTTATGGGTATTTGTAATGGTTTCACTTTGGAGCATTGCTCCCGATTTAGATATTTTAGTGAGGGAGCATGGGCAACATGATATTCCCGAAGGATACTCCACCCAAATTGCTCAGGATATTTTAGAAGAGCACGAGGGTACCTCTGGGGAAGAGGTATTGGTGCTTTATGAAATGGAAGAGGAGCTAGAAGCCTACGAGGATAAGATCCTTACCATGAAAGACGATCTTATAGAAGACCCGGGAGAACTGGAAATCGCGGAGGTGGTCACCCCCTTTGACGGATCTCAGGAAGAAAACCTTCTGGTGGGGGAGGACGGCGAACTGCTCCTAGTCATTATTGAGCTGGATATGACAGTATCGGAGATCTCTTTTGTACGGGAAGAGATTCAAGATAAAACGGAGATTGAAGGAATGGAAAGTTACACAACCGGTGCGGCGATTATCGAGGATGATGTGCTTACAACCACGGAAGAACGTTTAGGGATGATTGAGTATTTAACCGTGGCCCTGGTATACATCGTTTTGCTGGTGGTTTTTAAATCACCAATTGCTCCCCTAGTACCCTTAATTACCTTAGGGGCTTCCTACTTTACCAGTATAGCCATTGTATCTTTGTTGATTGAGCATGTGGGATTTCCCGTATCCAATTTCAGTCAGGTATTTGTTTTAACGGTAACCTTTGCCATCGGTACGGATTACGTGATTTTGCTGATGAAACGTTATCAGGAGGAGTTAACGGAAGACGAGAAAAATGGCAGGAATCATAATAGTGAGGATAATCATCAGCGGGTACAACGAACCTTCCGCTTTACCCGAGGGGCGGTTTTGTCCAGTGCTATTACGGGATTTGTAGGGTTTGTAACCATCGGTCTCGCGGATTTTAACCTGTATCGTTCCGGTGTGGGGGTAGCCGTTGCGGTGGTGGTTCTGATTCTTGCCATTTGGACCTGGGTACCGCTTTTTATAGGAGTGATCGGTCAAAAACTTTTCTGGCCCTCCCATAAGTCTACGAAAAAAGAAAACAATCGGGTTTGGGGGTTTATCGGACGATACAGTACCGGATACCCCGCCTGGTCTTTGCTTTTTTTAATCATTCTTATGATTCCGCTGCTGCTTCTCTTTCGGAATGAGCCCTCTTTTCATTCCCTGGATGAACTGGAAGGGGACCAGGAGTCGGTGGTTGCCTTTGAAAAAATTGAAGAGCATTTCGGGGAAGGGGAGTTTTTCTACGGAAATTTAATTGTGGAGGCGGAGGATCCCAATTGGGATGATGCCCAGCGGATTTCTTATGGAGAGATGGTAACGAACGACCTTTTGAAAATCGAAGATGTTGAGGAAGTACGAACCATAACCCGGCCGGAGGGCTCTCCCATTGATGCGATTACCGTACCCTACCAGGCCGGACTGATAACCGACGAGGTGGGGGAAGCCTTGGAAGGGGTTCAAGAAATTCAACAGGGTCTGGAGGAGATGGAAGAAGAGCTTCGCAGTACAAAGGATCAGCTGGCGGGTCAGGAAGATGAGGTTCAGGAATTGGTCGACGGTACGGCGGAGAGTCGAAGTGCTTCGGGACAGTTACAATCCGGGGCCAATGAAGTAAACCACGGGGTTCGAAATATGCGTCAAGGGTTACGCTCTACCCAAGATAGTTTAGAGGAGTATTATAATTGTTTGGATATGATTGACAGTTTGTTTGAAAAACTGATCGGTCTGTTCAGTGATGAAGAAATTTCTGTCCTCAGTCCGGTTTTGGAGCCGTTACAGGAAGGAATTGAAGAAGTACGGCGACTGCAGCAAGGACTTGGAGAAGCTTCAGCGGGTCTCGATGAGATCTCCCGGGGAGCAGGTCAGCTACAACGGGGTCTAAGGGAAATTGAAGAGGGGCAAAAGGCCTTAATGGACTCCTTTACCGACCTGCAGGAAGGACTCGAAGAATTTCATCAGGGGGTAGTGGATTTGATGCACGGGGTGGATGAGCTGGAAGAAGGAATGATCAGCCTTCAAGAGGCTTTTGAGGAGGTGGCGGATCAGGAAGAAAACGTACTGGCCGGGATTTTTATTCCCGAGGATCTCTATGAAGAGGAGTTTGGAGATGCCTGGGAGGCCTACGGTACCCCGAATCGAAACGTTGTTATTTTTCAAACCCTTTTAGGGGTGAATCCCTATGGGGACCGGGCGATGGATGTAATTGAAGATATGGAGGATGTGGCCCGATTCAGTTTGCAAAAATCCGATTATGAGGATTCTAAGGTGGCGATTGAAGGGCTTCCTGCAAGGAATCGGGACCTTCGGGCATTGTCCCGTCAGGCTTTTTTCCAAACGGCGACCTATATGTTAATCGGGATATTTGTAGTGCTGACGATTCTTTATAAATCCTTAATCATGCCGATTTATGCAATGTTCTCCTTGGTGATCACCTATATCGCCTCTCAGACCATTGTGGAGCTGATTTTCATCAACGGGCTGGGATATCCGGGAGTGATGTGGTCCGTACCTTTTTTCACCTTTGTGATGCTGATGTCCATGGGGGTGGATTACTCCATATTTTTATTGACCCGGTTTAATGAAGAGATGGATAAGAAAAAACGGCGGACCACGGGGGATGTAAAAAAGGCCATGCATACTGCCATGAAGAAAGTGGGGGGCGCCGTATTCTCCGCCGCCGTTATTCTAGGAGCCAGTTTCGCCGCTATTACCCTATCGGGGATTCAGTCCCTGGTACAAATCGGATTATGGATCATCATCGGTCTCGGCTTTTATGTTTTGGTACTCCTGCCTATATTTATCCCTGCGGTAGCCAGTCTTTTCGGAGGAAATAACTGGTGGCCCTTCCATTTGATTTCCGGGAAAAAGGGGGCCGGAAACCCTTCGAATCTGACCTTGAATTCTACTGCCGCTGAATTGAAAAGGACCGGGAAGGCTCGGGAAGAAAATGCAAAAAACAAACGAGGCTCCAGGGCTTACCTCAAATCCAAAAGAAGGAAGGGCATAAACCCTTCCCGTAGGAGAGATAAGAGAAGTCTTCGAAGGCTGAGAAAATCAAAATAA
- a CDS encoding complex I subunit 5 family protein produces MSYYPIFAILIPIIFAIVIYLINDPRSNLLAFIAQGALLVVGLRYFSLYLPEGEYYLVLGAFGDKLNITLISNTLTYGYGLLSVLLWFSVILYSWPHQKQSSSYYFFLLFLQGVFMGIVHAHDFFNLFLFIEIATILSGILIIYKKDGPSLRAGIYYIVFNTAGILLFLIGLSMLYRMTGTLHMGLVQDALSGMEQDATMIMIFVLMCVSMGVKSAFFPVYNWLPRAHSVSTSSISAVLSGIMVKSGVLGLYKIQQVFPMEAYKDFFILLGMITALCGLFFGISQTNIKRLLAFSTISHIGFIVMGLSSLEVPTSEGVSGALVHIVNHGFLKILLFLGAGSIVRSYKTYDLEKIRGVLHRMPLVGAVMLFGILSIMGTPLLLGYQGKALVGMILRDQPLFYLGYHFINLGTLILFGRLLQILLPRGSRKPLTVSIYDRLSLGLLTAGILFLNLYQLMVPGFGGLRFYEAPLSPEAWLFFLLYLLVAYLFIRQSPITASFFEKVREYELSFQAANYMMVAFIFIMLLWSEVFNLF; encoded by the coding sequence ATGAGTTATTATCCCATTTTTGCAATTCTGATTCCGATTATTTTCGCCATTGTTATTTATCTGATCAATGATCCCAGGAGCAATCTTTTAGCCTTTATTGCACAAGGAGCCCTGCTGGTTGTGGGACTTCGATATTTTTCTCTTTATCTTCCCGAGGGGGAATATTACCTGGTCCTGGGAGCCTTCGGTGACAAGCTCAACATCACCTTGATTTCCAATACCCTTACCTACGGCTACGGGTTATTATCGGTGTTGTTGTGGTTTTCGGTAATCCTTTACAGCTGGCCCCATCAAAAACAGTCCTCAAGCTATTATTTCTTTTTATTATTTTTGCAGGGGGTTTTTATGGGTATTGTCCATGCCCACGATTTTTTCAACCTGTTTTTGTTCATTGAAATTGCCACGATTCTATCAGGTATTTTAATTATTTACAAAAAAGACGGCCCTTCCTTAAGAGCCGGGATTTACTACATCGTTTTTAATACCGCGGGAATTTTATTGTTTCTGATCGGCCTCAGTATGCTTTACCGCATGACGGGAACCCTTCATATGGGACTGGTACAGGATGCCTTGTCGGGTATGGAACAGGATGCCACGATGATCATGATATTCGTATTGATGTGCGTATCTATGGGAGTGAAATCCGCCTTTTTTCCCGTATACAACTGGCTGCCCCGGGCCCACAGTGTATCCACCAGCAGTATCTCCGCCGTACTTTCGGGGATCATGGTAAAAAGCGGTGTCCTGGGACTGTATAAAATCCAACAGGTCTTTCCCATGGAGGCCTATAAAGACTTTTTTATTCTTCTGGGAATGATCACCGCACTGTGTGGCTTGTTTTTCGGTATCAGTCAGACCAATATTAAACGGCTGCTCGCCTTTAGCACCATTTCCCATATCGGCTTTATCGTCATGGGCCTTAGTTCTTTGGAAGTTCCCACATCGGAAGGGGTTTCCGGAGCCTTGGTCCATATTGTAAACCACGGATTTTTAAAGATTTTACTATTTCTAGGGGCGGGCTCCATTGTTCGCAGCTATAAAACCTATGATCTGGAAAAAATCCGGGGGGTGTTGCATCGCATGCCCCTGGTGGGCGCTGTGATGCTCTTTGGAATTCTATCCATTATGGGAACCCCCCTACTGCTGGGCTATCAGGGAAAAGCCCTTGTCGGAATGATTCTTCGGGATCAACCGCTGTTTTATTTGGGCTATCATTTCATCAACCTGGGCACCCTAATCCTATTTGGAAGACTTTTGCAGATCCTCCTTCCCCGTGGCTCTCGAAAGCCCCTGACCGTCAGTATTTATGACCGCCTCTCCTTAGGCCTCCTGACCGCAGGGATCCTGTTTTTAAACCTGTACCAATTGATGGTTCCCGGTTTTGGAGGGCTCCGCTTTTATGAGGCCCCCCTTTCCCCAGAAGCATGGCTCTTCTTTCTGTTATATCTTTTGGTTGCCTATTTATTCATCCGCCAATCTCCTATTACTGCCTCCTTCTTTGAAAAAGTACGGGAATATGAACTCTCTTTTCAAGCGGCGAACTACATGATGGTGGCCTTTATATTCATCATGCTTTTATGGTCGGAAGTATTCAACTTATTTTGA
- a CDS encoding sodium:proton antiporter, translating into MLQLSLILLMIGLGLYGLATSRHLIKSIVFLNVLEAAVILFFLRLFYVPEGAVPIIPSMGGKPVDPLPQALMITTIVIGASVTALALMMSIKIYHQYGTLDWKLLLEKEDNQ; encoded by the coding sequence ATGTTGCAGCTCTCATTAATTCTATTGATGATCGGTCTGGGCCTTTACGGTCTGGCCACCAGCCGTCACCTGATTAAATCCATCGTATTTCTTAATGTCTTGGAGGCCGCGGTGATTCTTTTTTTCCTTCGCCTGTTTTATGTGCCGGAAGGTGCGGTGCCGATTATCCCCTCTATGGGAGGAAAACCGGTGGATCCCCTGCCCCAAGCACTGATGATTACCACCATTGTTATCGGTGCCTCCGTAACCGCTTTAGCCCTGATGATGAGTATTAAAATATACCACCAATACGGGACTTTAGACTGGAAACTCCTTTTAGAAAAGGAGGATAACCAATGA
- a CDS encoding MnhB domain-containing protein: MIKKLMLLLMFGFILLYSLTATAPLENFSPETSVGETVIQQGYDDTASKNLVAAILLDYRLFDSIFEAGILLISAAGVLYMTQSSAYSRPFPRAKVAAAPKDSDTILAVSRILYPFMLLFGFYIIVFGDLSPGGGFQGGVILATARLISVYIPEKASADTNLLNRLEKILFLSLLSLGLISLFTEGAPFTNFLSGSLDPELRRLFLVLLNLLIGLKVSSGLTIIFTRFVKEGK, from the coding sequence ATGATTAAGAAACTGATGCTGCTGTTGATGTTCGGCTTTATTTTACTTTATTCCCTTACGGCCACGGCTCCCTTGGAAAACTTTTCTCCGGAAACCTCCGTTGGCGAGACCGTAATCCAACAAGGCTACGACGACACCGCATCCAAAAACCTGGTGGCTGCGATTTTACTGGATTACCGTCTTTTCGATTCCATTTTTGAAGCGGGAATTCTTCTAATTTCCGCAGCGGGGGTGCTTTATATGACCCAGTCTTCCGCTTATTCAAGGCCCTTTCCCCGGGCAAAGGTAGCCGCCGCACCGAAGGACAGCGACACCATCCTTGCGGTCAGCCGAATACTTTATCCTTTTATGCTACTTTTCGGATTTTACATTATCGTATTCGGGGATCTCAGCCCCGGAGGCGGCTTTCAGGGCGGCGTCATCCTGGCCACCGCCCGACTGATTTCCGTATACATCCCGGAAAAAGCTTCGGCAGACACAAATTTATTAAACCGACTGGAGAAGATCCTGTTTTTATCCCTGCTAAGCCTGGGCCTTATCAGTCTTTTTACCGAAGGTGCTCCTTTTACCAACTTCTTATCCGGATCCCTGGATCCGGAACTGCGAAGATTGTTTTTGGTGTTGCTAAATCTTTTAATCGGACTGAAGGTCTCCTCGGGCTTAACCATAATCTTTACCCGCTTTGTAAAGGAGGGAAAGTAG
- a CDS encoding Na(+)/H(+) antiporter subunit B has protein sequence MYLILYGLIIFFIIIMLREKESLRLIIYFAVFSLLMSALYFLYHAYDVALAEIAIGSALLPLFFTIALGKQKNFVVVSRVEDKFFSEKEGCPGFKPLERFTDSYDLTLDIYFEHHVQIKGAFRERNVDLIIVKSHRDGKYVFVMKKSSVLHHKLRRVLHEDPRIRFEVVEEDEIYD, from the coding sequence ATGTATCTGATACTCTACGGCCTAATCATCTTTTTTATCATCATTATGCTTCGGGAAAAGGAGTCCCTTCGCCTGATTATTTATTTTGCAGTTTTCTCTTTGCTGATGTCGGCACTCTACTTTCTATACCACGCCTATGATGTGGCCTTAGCGGAAATTGCCATCGGCAGCGCCCTTTTGCCGCTTTTTTTTACCATTGCCCTGGGAAAACAGAAGAACTTTGTGGTGGTCAGCCGGGTGGAGGATAAGTTCTTTAGTGAAAAGGAAGGCTGCCCCGGTTTCAAACCCCTAGAACGATTTACGGATTCCTATGACCTGACTCTGGATATTTATTTCGAACATCATGTGCAAATCAAAGGGGCTTTTCGCGAACGGAATGTGGATTTGATCATTGTAAAAAGTCACCGGGACGGTAAATATGTATTTGTCATGAAAAAAAGCAGCGTTCTCCACCATAAATTACGGCGGGTGCTTCATGAGGATCCTCGCATTCGATTTGAGGTCGTAGAGGAGGATGAGATTTATGATTAA
- a CDS encoding cation:proton antiporter produces the protein MISNFFLMISWIFLLFGVIGLFRFKSIYLKILVASKIDTVAFFSIILALVFRIGLQWESLKLLAILLFFLITSPLNSQFIGRSALINGIPLKDPETVSKDDQELKES, from the coding sequence ATGATCAGCAATTTTTTTCTTATGATTTCCTGGATTTTTTTACTCTTTGGAGTAATCGGTCTTTTTCGTTTTAAAAGCATCTATTTGAAAATTTTAGTGGCTTCGAAGATCGACACCGTTGCCTTCTTTTCCATTATCCTTGCCCTGGTGTTTCGGATCGGCTTGCAGTGGGAATCCCTGAAGCTTTTAGCAATCCTGCTGTTTTTCCTGATCACCAGCCCCTTAAACAGTCAGTTCATCGGGCGCTCCGCCTTAATCAACGGAATTCCCTTAAAGGATCCGGAAACTGTTTCAAAGGACGACCAGGAGCTAAAAGAGTCTTAA
- a CDS encoding monovalent cation/H+ antiporter complex subunit F: MIEFTILLLLMAIGIISIKFIFSPTIWERILALNLISGKTVLLLLLIGFQRDNFFFLDIALTFSIVGFLAVTLITRFLMEGGRQK; this comes from the coding sequence ATGATCGAGTTTACAATTCTTCTCCTGCTTATGGCGATAGGGATAATCAGTATAAAATTCATTTTCAGTCCTACGATTTGGGAACGGATCCTGGCGTTAAACCTGATCAGCGGCAAAACCGTTTTACTGCTTTTATTGATCGGCTTTCAGCGGGATAATTTCTTTTTTCTCGATATCGCCCTTACCTTCTCCATCGTCGGATTCTTAGCTGTCACCTTAATTACCCGCTTTCTGATGGAAGGAGGCCGCCAAAAATGA